In the Staphylococcus sp. IVB6240 genome, one interval contains:
- a CDS encoding ABC transporter substrate-binding protein has product MKIKHIVLLMVMMLILAGCSFNAHQPDEGGKSSGKEPKRIISLMPSNTEILYELGLGDKVVGVSTVDDYPKEVKDKEQFDAMNLNKEALIKAQPDLIVAHETQKASQGKVLESLKKSGIQVVYIKDAKSIDEMYQTFEQVGKVTGTEKEAQVLVKETKKNIKEVIDGIPEKKTAPKVFVEIASEPEIYTTGNHTFMNDMLRQLKAENVFADQEGWPKVDKEQIIKKNPDVMLTTSGVTTADYQQAVSQRGGFEEVTAVKKERIKALNDDLLSRPGPRLDDGMKKLRDAIYE; this is encoded by the coding sequence TTGAAAATTAAGCATATTGTATTATTAATGGTGATGATGCTTATATTAGCGGGGTGTAGTTTTAATGCACACCAGCCTGATGAAGGTGGTAAGTCATCTGGTAAAGAACCAAAGCGTATTATTTCTTTAATGCCTAGTAATACAGAAATCTTGTATGAGTTAGGTCTTGGTGACAAAGTAGTAGGGGTGTCTACAGTAGATGATTATCCAAAAGAAGTGAAAGATAAAGAACAATTTGATGCAATGAACTTAAATAAAGAAGCGCTCATCAAAGCCCAGCCAGATTTAATCGTTGCACACGAAACACAAAAAGCATCACAAGGAAAAGTATTAGAAAGCTTGAAGAAGAGCGGCATTCAAGTCGTATATATTAAGGATGCAAAATCGATTGATGAAATGTACCAAACATTTGAACAGGTTGGTAAAGTAACAGGTACTGAAAAAGAAGCACAAGTTCTTGTTAAAGAAACAAAAAAGAATATTAAAGAAGTCATCGATGGTATTCCTGAGAAAAAGACAGCACCAAAAGTCTTTGTTGAAATTGCATCTGAACCTGAAATATATACAACAGGTAATCATACATTCATGAATGATATGTTACGTCAGTTAAAAGCTGAAAATGTATTCGCTGATCAAGAAGGATGGCCAAAAGTTGATAAAGAACAAATCATCAAAAAGAATCCAGATGTAATGCTGACAACATCAGGTGTGACAACAGCTGACTATCAACAAGCAGTCTCACAACGTGGTGGCTTTGAAGAGGTAACAGCAGTGAAAAAAGAACGCATCAAAGCATTAAATGATGACCTGTTATCACGTCCTGGTCCACGTCTAGATGACGGAATGAAAAAATTGAGAGATGCAATTTATGAATAA
- a CDS encoding iron ABC transporter permease gives MIGIVAYALFSQLDWQSALTPTLIWQVRLPRVLLALLAGMGLTLAGQMYQLILNNPLADSFTLGLANGATLGAAIAIFSGLAFMWVAPFAIIFGIVTLFIVISIAQLLTSGYPTKSLILSGIMIGALLNAALYLLVQLNPKRLQNILGYLFGGFSSAEYREVIYVLVTLIIVVICLFLLTPQIKLLQLNTLSSAALGLNVQRLSLTVLMFATILATVIIGYVGVIGFIGMVVPQFIQRTIHASLSFKMLLNLIIGGTVMVLADVLGAQILSPIQLPASIVLALLGIPLMFYLMIVEGRKTID, from the coding sequence TTGATAGGTATTGTCGCATATGCATTGTTTAGTCAGTTAGATTGGCAGAGTGCGCTTACACCAACATTGATATGGCAAGTCAGATTGCCGAGAGTGTTATTGGCGCTATTAGCAGGTATGGGACTGACGTTGGCAGGTCAAATGTATCAACTGATTTTGAACAATCCTTTAGCAGATAGTTTTACACTAGGTTTAGCAAATGGAGCAACATTAGGTGCAGCCATTGCTATCTTTTCTGGACTGGCATTTATGTGGGTTGCGCCATTCGCAATTATTTTTGGTATCGTAACTTTATTTATTGTTATTAGTATTGCACAGTTATTAACATCAGGTTATCCAACGAAATCTTTAATATTATCTGGGATTATGATCGGTGCACTATTGAATGCTGCACTTTATTTGCTTGTACAATTAAATCCTAAGCGTCTGCAAAATATATTGGGTTATTTATTTGGTGGGTTTTCATCTGCAGAATATCGGGAAGTAATCTATGTACTAGTAACATTGATTATTGTAGTGATATGCTTATTTTTACTCACACCACAGATTAAGTTACTACAATTAAATACACTGTCTAGTGCAGCACTGGGACTCAATGTTCAACGACTTTCATTAACTGTATTAATGTTTGCGACAATCTTAGCGACAGTTATCATAGGATATGTAGGGGTGATTGGCTTTATTGGTATGGTTGTACCTCAATTTATTCAACGTACCATACATGCAAGTTTGTCATTTAAAATGCTTCTGAATCTCATTATTGGTGGGACTGTTATGGTATTAGCTGATGTATTAGGTGCACAAATATTATCACCAATACAATTGCCAGCAAGCATTGTATTAGCATTATTGGGGATTCCATTAATGTTTTATTTGATGATCGTTGAAGGACGAAAAACGATTGATTAG
- a CDS encoding HAD family hydrolase — protein sequence MNTSHIKAIIFDLEGTLLDREKSREKFIEEQYERFHDYFVRVQFSDFRKKFIELDDDEDHDKPDLYKEILKQFNVDRLSWKDLFRDFEMHFYRYVFPFHDTHYTLKKLHKAGYRIGVIANGKSKIKQYRVYALGIEDYINHLSTSENVGFRKPHPRIYEDIMEKLEVTPQEVLYVGDDALNDVAPAHALEMISVWYRHEHHDAELAPLESEMDYEITSLEQLLEILEVPKEVDTNEII from the coding sequence ATGAACACATCGCATATAAAAGCAATTATATTTGATTTAGAGGGGACATTGTTAGATCGTGAGAAGTCACGAGAGAAGTTCATAGAGGAACAATATGAACGATTTCATGATTATTTTGTACGTGTACAGTTTTCAGATTTCCGTAAAAAATTTATTGAATTAGATGATGATGAAGATCATGATAAGCCTGATCTATATAAAGAAATTCTTAAACAATTTAATGTCGATCGACTGAGTTGGAAGGATTTATTCAGGGACTTTGAGATGCATTTTTATCGTTATGTCTTTCCATTTCACGATACACATTATACGTTGAAAAAGCTTCATAAGGCCGGATATCGAATTGGTGTCATTGCAAACGGAAAATCAAAAATTAAACAATACCGCGTGTACGCATTAGGTATTGAAGATTATATTAACCATCTCTCCACATCTGAAAATGTAGGTTTTCGCAAGCCGCACCCACGTATTTATGAAGATATTATGGAAAAATTGGAAGTAACGCCACAAGAAGTCCTCTATGTAGGAGATGATGCCTTAAATGATGTTGCACCTGCACACGCACTAGAAATGATAAGTGTTTGGTATCGTCACGAACATCATGATGCGGAACTTGCACCGCTTGAGTCAGAAATGGATTATGAAATCACATCACTTGAACAATTATTAGAAATTTTAGAGGTGCCTAAGGAGGTAGAT